The DNA segment TGTTTCGTTGATTAAAGCACCACCAaccatagataaaaaaaaattgtttacattgatagaaatattataaacatttaaaacttaAGGGAAAATGTggatagttaattttttttaatctatctAAAAATCATAGAgtttatataacttttatttaattttttgtctATTTAAGAtgataaatttagaattttaaaataaacttataatttatatttcattcCTGTAAATCAACTTCAGTTGTAAAactaatttacaaaataaaaaacgcCTAAAACAAATCATGTGTACAACTCGACTATAgtgataatttaatttattattgaaaGTTACTTGTCATTTGGTTTAAAATaattggttttcaaatatatccttttaatgtataaaaatcGCTGTGGCATTTTAGAAATGGGTTTCTTTTTTCCTCCTTTAGAGACCAGGAAGCAAGCCACACGTCATGATATTTTGGATTTGTAAAATTCAAACCTCTAAAGTAAACCTGTTCTATGATATATTTGGCCATCATAAAAATAAACTCTTCAAAATGTTTAATTTTGCTAATTCGGCTAATTTTTACTCGTAAACTCATCTAATGATTTCTATAATTGGGTTGACAATTATGTTATGCAAACATCTTTTCAATAATTGTTGCGCATAAAAAAATTCGGAGAAATAATGCGTCAAAGTCGAACACTTGAGAATataacaaatttcaataaagtAAACGAGGAATCTAagtttaaaaggtcaattcacaaTTGAAAATATGATCCAAGAAGCAACAAGAACGTAGGTCACAAGCATACTTTTATATGAACAGCAATACACATTTAACATTTTGATTCATACAAACCTAGAATATATTCCACTAAACCACGTTGACATAGTGCATATACATACGATATTAAAGTCAAAACGTATCTTCAAAATGTGTTAGTGGAAGCACTTGATGAAATCTTCAAATAGTAAAAGATTAAACACATGTAAATGCAAAGAGCAAAATGCTTTTACATGTGcaataatctttcaaaaacataCTGCGCACTTGCTTAGTCCAGTTCCATTGTCTTCCCGAGTAACTACTGTATAGTAACTAAATAGCATAAAAGTTCATCACGGTTCCTAAATCTGCATTACGATTCTCTATCTCTCAACAAAAGAACATTGAGCTAGAGACATTATCATTCAATTTAGGCAACTGAGGAACAGGGTGAGCACCACTATGACTTGAAGCTGTCTCCGATCTCTCCTCAAATTTCATAAACTGTCCCATCTGAGTAGCAGCCAAGTGAGCATAACAAATTGGAGCAACTGCAAAAGTTTTTTCACCAAATTAGACCTATTTACAAACACAAATAATAAACCAATTAAGcaaaaaaaaatagacaaatTACCAACGGATATAGCAGTGGTGCTCCTCTGATACCTAttaacaaaagtaaaaaaaatcttaaaataattaaactctAACAACTCGAAATGGCAAGAgaatgaataataatatattgaagCAACTTACACGTATGATAACGAGTGCACAAGCTCCTGCAGGTCATCGGCTTTAAACCCAATCTCATCTAACAGAACATGATAGTGTGTAGGTCTACTAGTACCCTGAATagtcatttttcaaaataatttatattaaaactttCCATATACAGTAAAAGAAAAGACCacaaattgaaaattaataaaaccaCGTTAACATAGTTAATAAAAACTTCGAATACTCACAATCATTCCAGCGTGTGCACACATGTAAAAATCATAGTTCCGAGGATGACAAATTTTGTTATCAATAACAGTTCCTGCAACAAGAAAAAAAGTTCAAATAACAAAACTAAATATTACTGAAACTGACAACTTCCAGAAAAGTCACGTACCAGGAGGAACGTTGTCAGGAGAATCGGCTTGAAAGAATTTAGTATGATGGTTCTTTTGAGCAACAATAACCAAAAATTTGGGATTCCACTTTTCATCTAAAAACTTGCAAGcctaaattaaaaaagaaaatattaaccACAAAATACTACACAAGTGcatagttaaaattttgtttgatcGTGTAATGAAATACGCACTTCAATAATTTGATCAAGCTCGATATTTAAAACTTGATTGAACTGGGACTCACTGACACCATCCCTAAatacaggaaaaaaaaaagctcactattataaaacaaaatctAATCCAATAAAGAACAGTAAAAAACGTAAAAAATCAATATGTATACATAAACAAAAAATTGTGTCCAACAACAGAATTTAATATGTATCATTCTAAAATTAATCATTAACCTGAAAATGATTATGTTGTCAGGCTTTCTATTCCCAGAACTCCTATAGAAATCAAGCAGCAGCTCCCTGCAAACataaaatagaagaataaaagtaaattatcATATGACAGAGACCATGACAAATTCAAGTATTACAAACAAATTTATGTTTACCTAATTATGCCTTCATCCACTCCATCAGAGACTTTCTTGAACAAATTGTCAATCATTTCAACCTTGGGAGACTGGGTACGGACACATGCCCTGTACTTTGATATTAGGGGCCACTCTCGAGAGCTAACCACCTAAACATAAGAACATTACTTGTGCAATGTTAAATAATTATTGGTTTGAAACAAATACGAGTCATAAAAACACAGAACACCACCAATCAATTACCGCTGCAATTGAAGGAATATCTGTTTGCCCTGGGGAGCCATGAGACACATCCATGCCAATGATGATGGTGGGAGCTCTGGAAACAATAGGGATGGAAGGAGAATGTTCAGCTCCTAACATAGAATTCAGGCCACCAAGCTACACCATGAATAAAAATCAGTGATAAAACAAAGAAATCCTTAATAAGGAAGCAAGACAATGTAAAACACCATACCTTAGCATTGATCTTCAGTAAAACATTAGTTAAATATTGATCATTGACCCTTTGAGGCGCTATGCACTGGGTAACAACTCCGAAATCAGCAAGATTCCTCTTCTTCCACGGACCTGCCAAGTTTAGTAAATtttaatcaacaataaaaacCTATGTAGCACAGACACCAACACGGATACAGAAATAcataaaatctctaaaatatagAACACGAAGActcaaatctatatattatataattatgaattatataaattgacaataaagatttatgtgcacaagtatgtttcagattattttttggagcagaaatatatttttcatgactcatgactggttcacaaagatttgtttttatttttataatcataataacaatttatacaataaattttgaatttttgagaaaattaatgtatttattctttttaaaattgtgataGAACCGTACTACAATTgttagaaatctaacaaatactttttggaCTAGACACTTGACTGATACGTGTCATACGAGTGTTGGTATTCGGTGTCTgatatcggacaccgacacgcAATTTAAGAAGAGTGTCCGAGCTTCATAgataaaaacacaatttcataTGCAAAGCAGTAAAGAACAGTTAAGGATAAATCAAATAAGTTACCATAAAGATCGGAATTTTTTCTTTCAGGAAGAAGACAAAGAAGAAATTGAGGAGCCCCAGGAAGTTTAGACTGCACGAATTCAAGCATTTTCTCCACTCTAACAAGAGGTGGGGATCGTCTATTGCGACCATCTTCTTCAAATACATCAAAAGGTGGTTCGATTTCCTGTCAAACACAAATAAGAAATATAGTCAGCAAGTTCATAATGTTTCTAAGTAAACATGTAACTGCAGAACTTACAATTCCTTTCATTTGACCGCACTTGAGGAGATCCCTGACAAGTCCTCGTACATCACATCGGGCAGAAAAGTTAACCACAGCCCATTTCTCAATTTTTGTTGGCTTAACTAGTTTCTGAGAAAAAAATCCAGTCAACTTGAAATCACAGTTATTAAGTAagaacataaaatttaaatgaaaagaTGAACTAAACACCTTTTGATTGAAGTTCCACCTCCCATTTCTTGGATTGAAATCCTCCCCATTTCCAAATTTTAACTGAACATAAAAATAGATCATGTTAGAACATTGAAACTGACATATCTAATATACCTACAAAAAAAAGTCACCATTCATTCAAATTACCTGAATAGACCAAAAGCAAGGGGAACCCCAAATTtacaataacatttttttaggtAAACATGCAAAGCAGTACTAAAACAATCTTCCTTGAACACAAAatctaaaaaatcaatttagcaAGATTGGATTAAGTGTTCCTTTCAAATCTCAATGTCAATGACGTTTATAAAATTTACTagaataaaaactaaaactgaAAATACACAATTACAAAGTactagaataataataaaaccaGGAAGAAATTTACCCTTGGAGCCTGTAAAACTCGACCTTCTACATCAGTAAAGCTAGGATTGATAGAAATACCACAATTACGAAGCATAGGTTCAGAACCATAATTGCTACGACTCAAAGCCTGTAATAATAGAAGTAACATCAGCTCCATCAGTAAACGTTTGTATTATAGCAATTGGTAAAAATAAATTCCAAAGACACTGACATCTGTCAACACTCTCATCCTCTCTGGCGGCTTCTGCCTGGACTTCTCTACCAATGAGGACCTTTGGAGTGTGGATAGAGCTTTCGTGTAACGTTGAAGGGATACCAAAGAGCAAAGctatgcaaaaataaataaatggacaAAAACTTATTTAGTAATGATCAATTTGATATTGcctacaaaacaaaacaaacaccAAATTATACCTCAAGAGGAAGATATGTTGGCCGCTTGGGCTTCCCCACATTAATACATGGGAGATCCCCCGAGTAGCGGAGATTTATATTTCGATGATTAACAAAATAATCATACACCGTCACCTCCTCAGTATCATCACCATCCACTCCACCCTTTTTCTTCAATGTAAACCTAATATATCCAACCCATTAAAATCCTAACTTGCAGGTGACTGACTATAACTATAACAAGAGCAATCACAAAAATGTAGAAAATTAATGAACAATGAcaaaaaaagggaaaagaaaTACTTCTGCTTTTGGCAAGAAAATTCACTGAGCCCAGTAATTTTATACTCTTGATTGGATGGACTTGCTTTAATCCTCAAATTTTTCAGGGTCCTCTTGGCCTGttgaaaacaattaaataaaaatagtattgCTGAAATtaaaaaccaatgaaacaatacaATGTAGAATTGTCGAAGAATTTGCTTACCCTAACCCAGTCGAGATCAGATGGCCTTTGTACATTCTGATTGGAAATGAGGAAGTCCACCACAGGTCCAGGAGTAACTATCATTGTGGTTGAGACATCTGgaattcatttttaaaagaatgagtaAAACCCAATTATGAAGAATGGGAATCCCCAACCGCAGTAATTACCACAAtgcagcaagtcaaccaacagATCGTACCTATATTAAGTGACAAGCCACTCTGTGTGGTTCGAAAACTAGAATGGAATCCCCTGCAGCCAAGGACACCTCCTCCTACATCAGCAAAATTCTTTGGATCATTATGGAAGAATGACTGGCGCACAAGCAAACAGCCTCTGCAGATAGAcattattgttaataaacagTAACAAGCACACACAAAGAGAGATGCACCAAAGAATTATCAATATTTGGTATAAATCACACACTGTTTAGCAGCATGCTGCCTCAGAATGATATCTAGAACTCTTATTGCTTCTTGATA comes from the Phaseolus vulgaris cultivar G19833 chromosome 8, P. vulgaris v2.0, whole genome shotgun sequence genome and includes:
- the LOC137826293 gene encoding protein argonaute 4-like, which gives rise to MSSFGTNGTENEDSLPPPPPTIPVDVVPVKVESDKKKILRLPIARRGLASKGTKLRLLTNHFRVNIGNTDGHFFQYSVSLCYEDGRPVEGKGVGRKVLERLQETYNSELNGKDFAYDGEKTLFTLGSLARNRLEFTVVLEDVVSNGRNNGNVSPDGNGEFSENDTKRMRRPNRAKTFKVEISFASKIPLQAIANALRGQDSDNYQEAIRVLDIILRQHAAKQGCLLVRQSFFHNDPKNFADVGGGVLGCRGFHSSFRTTQSGLSLNIDVSTTMIVTPGPVVDFLISNQNVQRPSDLDWVRAKRTLKNLRIKASPSNQEYKITGLSEFSCQKQKFTLKKKGGVDGDDTEEVTVYDYFVNHRNINLRYSGDLPCINVGKPKRPTYLPLELCSLVSLQRYTKALSTLQRSSLVEKSRQKPPERMRVLTDALSRSNYGSEPMLRNCGISINPSFTDVEGRVLQAPRLKFGNGEDFNPRNGRWNFNQKKLVKPTKIEKWAVVNFSARCDVRGLVRDLLKCGQMKGIEIEPPFDVFEEDGRNRRSPPLVRVEKMLEFVQSKLPGAPQFLLCLLPERKNSDLYGPWKKRNLADFGVVTQCIAPQRVNDQYLTNVLLKINAKLGGLNSMLGAEHSPSIPIVSRAPTIIIGMDVSHGSPGQTDIPSIAAVVSSREWPLISKYRACVRTQSPKVEMIDNLFKKVSDGVDEGIIRELLLDFYRSSGNRKPDNIIIFRDGVSESQFNQVLNIELDQIIEACKFLDEKWNPKFLVIVAQKNHHTKFFQADSPDNVPPGTVIDNKICHPRNYDFYMCAHAGMIGTSRPTHYHVLLDEIGFKADDLQELVHSLSYVYQRSTTAISVVAPICYAHLAATQMGQFMKFEERSETASSHSGAHPVPQLPKLNDNVSSSMFFC